The sequence AATTGTTTCTGACGTTCAGGGTCGTCAATAAATTCGGAAAGATGGCGATAATTATTAATAATTTTGGCAATTTTTTTTGCATTTTTTTCTAAAGTTTCAAAATTAGAGGACACAAAACCAACCGGATTATTCAGCTCGTGAGCGATTCCGGCAGCAAGTTGCCCGATGGACGCCATTTTATCTCTATGGAGAATTTGGGAATGTGATGCATCCACATCTTCATTCAGATACTGCAATTTCTTCAGTTCTTTTTCGAGAGCCAAAATTTTATTCTGATATTTTTTAATTTCCTGTTTATATTTTTCATCTTTAGTATTCATATTTATCTTTCATTTATTTAAATTTTTGGTGATTTTAGGGATTTGTTCGCCCTCACAATCTCTGTATTCTGCGTATTTATTCCAGATTTTCGTGCTGGAAATATAATCGTGAAAGTGCAACCCTTTTTGGATTCATTATTTTCAACTTTAATTTCTCCGTCATGCTCATCCACAATCTGCTGACAAATAGAAAGCCCCAAGCCGGTGCCTGTAGCTTTTGTTGTGAAAAACGGATCAAAAATAGAATTTATTTCTTCTGAAGGAATCCCGGAGCCCTGATCCATAATTTGAAAAACAATTTGCTGAGTATCCTTCTTAGATTTGGTAAAAATATTTACTTCGGAATTTTGTTCGGACGCTTCATAGGCATTAAGTAGCAAATTCATGATAAGATCCCGAATACGTGATCCGTCTCCGGATATTGACAACAAATTTTCTTCGAGATTTGCAATTAGTCCGATTCTTTTTTGATCAAATTTCGCTTGAACCAAATTAATAACATCTTCTATCACATCGTTGAGATCAATGCTCCTGAAAGAGGGTTTTGTTGAGCGTGCAAAATTCAATAATTTTTCCAAAACTTCCGAAGTGGCATCAAGATTTTTTTCAATTCTACTTAAATGCTTTTCCATCTGCGGAGAGGGATGGAGATTGTCCAAACAAAATTGGGTGGAAGTACTTATTGCGGCTATCATATTTCTGATCTCGTGTGCTACTCCCGCTGCAATTTTGCCGGCTGCTGTCAATTTTTCCGAATGAACAAACTCGTTTTGCAATGCTTTCAGCTCTGTAATATCATGAGAAACTATTACAAATGCGATGGGCTCTTCGTTGTCATTCTTTATTATGGAAGCAGATATATCCACTGGAAACTTCAAACCTTTTTTAGTTTCATTTTCCGATTCTCCTTCCCATGTTCCATTATTTTCAGAATCCACAGAACTGCCATTTTGATGATGTGTTTTCTCAAGAATGGCATTGATATTCTTTTGCGCATCGGAAATGGTTGCAAATTTACCTTCCGTAAATTTTTCCACGTCCACAGGATGATATTCGGAATGAGACGAAGAATTATCCCAAAGGATATTGATGTTTTTACCCAATATTTCTGGGGGAAAATAGCCATAAGTTTTTGAAAAAGCATTATTAATGAATATTATATTTTTA comes from Candidatus Cloacimonadota bacterium and encodes:
- a CDS encoding PAS domain S-box protein, with amino-acid sequence MMREIEVDVNLKVLIVEDEDLLINVLENNFHKWKWECVRANTVPAALSLLNETFDVVLTDIRLPRLTGIDLLRNIKDLYPDLEIILMTAYEDMDMLIKAINLGAFSFLYKPLNLKKLKDAILRAARMKLAKAQIQNYQKTLEMEVEKRIHQLKESEERYQKVVQLAPACIWTADKEGKFLTIESDVWAKLIDYDVEEMRAHTFYSNPWETDESVDVNKWAMNEILKGKFVRGAEEPIKKRNGEIVFVAHNIAPLFDSHYRIIGCIGVTTDITDRREAQEHLKMLGQTIRSVNYCICIADMDKNIIFINNAFSKTYGYFPPEILGKNINILWDNSSSHSEYHPVDVEKFTEGKFATISDAQKNINAILEKTHHQNGSSVDSENNGTWEGESENETKKGLKFPVDISASIIKNDNEEPIAFVIVSHDITELKALQNEFVHSEKLTAAGKIAAGVAHEIRNMIAAISTSTQFCLDNLHPSPQMEKHLSRIEKNLDATSEVLEKLLNFARSTKPSFRSIDLNDVIEDVINLVQAKFDQKRIGLIANLEENLLSISGDGSRIRDLIMNLLLNAYEASEQNSEVNIFTKSKKDTQQIVFQIMDQGSGIPSEEINSIFDPFFTTKATGTGLGLSICQQIVDEHDGEIKVENNESKKGCTFTIIFPARKSGINTQNTEIVRANKSLKSPKI